The genome window TAAGGTATTTAATCAGTCCTCCACTGATAGATATTTTGCTGCCACTAACTGTACTGCTATGTATATCTTGTATATACATCTTGGAGCACACATACAAgggtaaattcttagaaataaaagttctagcgtaacctgtggtggcgcagtggataaagcatcaacctggaacacaggtcaccagttcaaatccctgggcttgcccggtcaaggcactaaTGAGAAGCAACTCTTACTACGAGTTCATGCTTCTGCCCCACcccagcacacacatacacaccctttctctctctctcctccaaaaatcaataaataaaatcttttttattttatttatttatttttttttttttcatttttctgaagctggaaacagggagagacagtcagacagactcccgcatgcgcccgaccgggatccacccggcacgcccaccagggggcgacgctctgcccaccagggggcgatgctctgcccatcctgggcgtcgccatgttgcgaccctcctgggtgtcgccatattgcgaccagagccactctagcgcctggggcagaggccacagagccatccccagcgcccgggccatcttttgctccaatggagccttggctgcgggaggggaagagagagacagagaggaaggcgcggcggaggggtggagatgcaaatgggcgcttctcctatgtgccctggccgggaatcgaacccgggtcctccacacgctaggccgacgctctaccgctgagccaaccggccagggcaataaaatcttttttaaaaagaaaaaaagaaaggaaagtcctaagtggaaaaaaattgcaatttTATTTGATATTGCTAAATTTACTTCCAAAGATGTTTTGGTAATTTACACTCCCACTGGTCATGTCTGAAAATGCCTGTTTCCCCATATCCTACTTATCACtgttattttcaaactttttttttatcattgacaATCTGATCAGTGAAAAATagatcaaatatttttattttaaagattaaaaaaaagaaagaaagacaccaCCGTGCAGGTCCAACTAAATATGGCCATGAGCCAGAATCGGTCCCTGGTTCCTGAGCTGTCAGTTGGCAATTATGTTCTAGGTCCTAATGGCCCTTTTTTCCCTATAGGTGTGAGCCATAGTCGACCTGTATGTGAGGTTAGTGGTAGTTCTGAGGCCACATACACGCCTGGAGACAACTCCTCCATGATCCAGAACCACTGCCAGGAGCCCTACTATCAGCCGGTGCCAGCAGGTGAGTCCCCACCTGCTGGGGAACCAGTTTCCCTCTGCCTTACTCCCACCTGCGTCCCCTGCTCTTTCAGCCCCACCTCCCAACTCTGATCCcgtttctttgcctcccttcaTTTCACTCCTCAGGGACACTCACCTGCAAGGCCCGGGGCCCCGGGAAGGAGACACAGGACAGGGACGAGGCTCCTCACTGTGCGCCTGGTGAGTGTGTCCTGCCAGTGCTGCGGCGGTGGCCACTCTCCACACCAGACCCAGCGGGACGTGGGCCTGTGGAACAGGATATGGTGGTTAAAGGGAAGGCTTGGAATAAAGGAGGAGATAAAGgcagaaagggaggaaaaagaagggaCCCAAGAAGGCccagaaagaaagaggcaaggcGCTTGTCCCTTATTCTTCAAAGATCAAGGGATAACCGAGGAAACACAAGTGTGGAGGAAGTTAATCAGACGGGGAAGTGAAAAAGACAGAGGCGTAGAACTGAAAGAAGAGAAAACCCTCTTCTGGTATGATGTGCTTTAAGGATCCACAGACAGGCTCTCTGTCCCCAAAATCTCTCCCTACCTCAATGCCACAGGGCCAAAAAAGTACAcccttttttttccagtttttttactgagataaAATTTCCATAACATAAAAGtcaccatttaaagtgtacagtttagtaAATTTTAGTGTATTTACAATGCTGTGTAACCATTACCACTAATTCCAAAACATGCCcattgtttcaaaaaaaaaaaaaaaaaacctggggccTCCAACTCTCCCCTCCCATCTCCCCAGGAAACcattaatctgctttctgtctctatgggtttgcctattctgaacatttcatatcaATGGACTCATACTATGTgacctttgtgtctggcttctttaatTTAGCACCATGTCTgccaggtccatccacattgtagcatgtgtcGGTATCTCATTCCTTTCATGATGGAACAGAATTCCACTGTGTGATACATCACACTTTGTTTagccattcatcagttgatggacatttgggtgttTCCACTTTCTGCCTTTTATAGGCAATGCTGCTATaagcattcatgtacaagttcctatttgaacatatgttttccattctcttggatatatacctaggaTTAGAATTGTGGGGTTCTATCATAACTCTATGTTTCACTTTTGGAGGGATTGTCaatctgttttccataatggtcacacctgttttctttttatttagaaaactaaatttaacagggtgacattgatcaataagtgcaCACAGATTTCAAGCAAACATcactacatcatttgaatagtcaattatgttgtatatccatcacccaaagccgAATCATTTCCGTACCATTTTAAATTCCCATCAGTTGTATATGAGGATTTAAGTCTAccgtttgttgttgtttttctttacagggacacagcgagagagagagagagagggatagatagggacagacagacaggaacggagagagatgagaagcatcaatcatcagtttttcattgcaacaccttagttgttaattgattgctttctcatatgtgccttgactgtggggctacagcagaccgaataaccccttgctcaagccagcaaccttgggtctaagctggtgagctttttgctcaagccagatgagcccacgctcaagctggcgacctcagggtcttaacctgggtcctcggcatcccagtccggcgctctatccactgcaccaccgcctggacaggcaagtctaccattttttaaagtttttgtttttgagtcaAAGCATTGCCTTTCCAACTCAATCTGAATAAATGACTCAGACTTTACTCCTATCCACAGACTGCTCTAGGGGAACCCTGAAGCAGTGCTTTGAGTGAGTCAGAGGACAAGTACATAGTAGTGGGAGAtgttagaaatgaagaaatgacACAGAAAACGGAGGCAAGAGGCACTGAGGGCAAATTCTGTTTGCTGCATGAGTGTGCTCAGGGCGGTCTCACCAAGGGGCTAAACAAGTGGCTTAAAATAGCTAAGAAGGCAGGAGGAAGAGCACGTCACAGAAGTAGGTCTTTAATAAATGCAGCGTGATGCATGCtgatttctctcctccccttcctctctcccagtctgtggACAGCCAGTGACCCCCATTGCCCAGAACCAGGAGGCCCAGGCTTCTTCCAAAGCTAAGTTGGGCAACTTCCCCTGGCAAGCCTTCACCAGTATCTACGGCCGCGGGGGTGGGGCTCTGCTGGGCAACAGATGGATCCTCACTGCCGCCCACACCCTCTATCCCAAGGACAGCATCTTTTccgggaagaggaggagggtggatgTGTTCCTGGGCCACACAGACATAGACGAGCTGATGAAACTGGGAAGCCACTCCGTACACCGTGTGGTTGTGCACCCAGACTATCGCCAGAACGAGTCCTACAACTTCAACGGGGACATTGCCCTCCTGGAACTCCAGCACAGTGTCCCCCTCGGCCCCCACCTCCTGCCGGTCTGTCTGCCCAACAACGAGACCCTCTACCGCAGCGGCCTGATGGGCTATGTCAGTGGGTTTGGCGTGGAGATGGGCTGGTTAACTACTGAGTTGAAATACTCAAGGCTGCCGGTCGCCCCGAGAGAGGCCTGTGAGGCCTGGCTTCGAAAGAAACAGAGGACTGATGTGTTTTCTGACAACATGTTCTGTGTTGGGGATGAGATGCGGCAGCAGAATGTCTGCCAGGGAGACAGTGGTGGCGTCTATGTAGTATGGGATGATCGTTCCCATCACTGGGTGGCCACAGGCATTGTATCCTGGGGCATTGGGTGTGGCAAAGGGTATGGCTTCTACACCAAAGTGCTCAACTACGTGGACTGGATCAAGGGAGTGATGGATGGGAAGGACTGACCCTGGACAcactgagcaatggccccagcACTGTGAAGACACGATTGAAAGAGAAGACTGTCCAACCGCTGCGGGTGGGCCGGGGGTTGGACAGGCAATCCTTATTAGAACCActgggagagagagagcccctcctctgcctgaggctgacccaccacagataggcagagcgtcctccagcccctcctcctcaccctccacTCTCCTGTGAGTTTGCGCTATGCCCCTGGAAGCTTAGTACATCCCAGTGAGTTTCATCGTCTGCTGACACTGCTTCATCTGTCTCTCCTGGGAGAGAGCCAGCCACCCTCTCATCCCCCGGTTCCAGTGGTGTACGGGGGAACTGGTCCTAATTGCTATTCATCTCTGAAAGATTCCAAAGTCTGTTTAGTTGACTTTCAAGTACTATCCAAACTGTGAGCTGCCCCACCTACCACAACCCCTCACTGCAATTACAGTGCAGCTACATTTCTGTTACCTGTTCTGTACACCAGGCAGAACAGATGTTATTTCATTGACTCCTCACACCAAATCTGCAAAGGATGTATTATGAACCACGTCTTGTTGCTGTTTAACCACACtgattaagagagaaagagagtgggagaagcatcaactcgttgctccacttagttgttccatttttttagttgtgtactcattgattttttttctc of Saccopteryx bilineata isolate mSacBil1 chromosome 1, mSacBil1_pri_phased_curated, whole genome shotgun sequence contains these proteins:
- the C1RL gene encoding complement C1r subcomponent-like protein isoform X4, which codes for MSCSICLVSEAPNYLWGSPHSTSCPGKMWWLLLWGVLQAWPTQGSVLLAQQLPQQLTSPGYPEPYLKGQESTTVIEAPEGFAVKLIFQDFDVEPSQDCEQDSVTITANGVDPSRFCGQQGSQLGNPPGQREFVSSGNSLQLTFHAPTSSEVRTTGLHTGFLALYQAVSVSHSRPVCEVSGSSEATYTPGDNSSMIQNHCQEPYYQPVPAGTLTCKARGPGKETQDRDEAPHCAPVCGQPVTPIAQNQEAQASSKAKLGNFPWQAFTSIYGRGGGALLGNRWILTAAHTLYPKDSIFSGKRRRVDVFLGHTDIDELMKLGSHSVHRVVVHPDYRQNESYNFNGDIALLELQHSVPLGPHLLPVCLPNNETLYRSGLMGYVSGFGVEMGWLTTELKYSRLPVAPREACEAWLRKKQRTDVFSDNMFCVGDEMRQQNVCQGDSGGVYVVWDDRSHHWVATGIVSWGIGCGKGYGFYTKVLNYVDWIKGVMDGKD
- the C1RL gene encoding complement C1r subcomponent-like protein isoform X2, with translation MSCSICLVSEAPNYLWGSPHSTSCPGKMWWLLLWGVLQAWPTQGSVLLAQQLPQQLTSPGYPEPYLKGQESTTVIEAPEGFAVKLIFQDFDVEPSQDCEQDSVTITANGVDPSRFCGQQGSQLGNPPGQREFVSSGNSLQLTFHAPTSSEVRTTGLHTGFLALYQAVSVSHSRPVCEVSGSSEATYTPGDNSSMIQNHCQEPYYQPVPAGTLTCKARGPGKETQDRDEAPHCAPGECVLPVLRRWPLSTPDPAGRGPVEQVCGQPVTPIAQNQEAQASSKAKLGNFPWQAFTSIYGRGGGALLGNRWILTAAHTLYPKDSIFSGKRRRVDVFLGHTDIDELMKLGSHSVHRVVVHPDYRQNESYNFNGDIALLELQHSVPLGPHLLPVCLPNNETLYRSGLMGYVSGFGVEMGWLTTELKYSRLPVAPREACEAWLRKKQRTDVFSDNMFCVGDEMRQQNVCQGDSGGVYVVWDDRSHHWVATGIVSWGIGCGKGYGFYTKVLNYVDWIKGVMDGKD
- the C1RL gene encoding complement C1r subcomponent-like protein isoform X1; this translates as MPGLRGAELSLGKPPLHKLPRQDVSVPLERTGGEEKGGEKRRWWLLLWGVLQAWPTQGSVLLAQQLPQQLTSPGYPEPYLKGQESTTVIEAPEGFAVKLIFQDFDVEPSQDCEQDSVTITANGVDPSRFCGQQGSQLGNPPGQREFVSSGNSLQLTFHAPTSSEVRTTGLHTGFLALYQAVSVSHSRPVCEVSGSSEATYTPGDNSSMIQNHCQEPYYQPVPAGTLTCKARGPGKETQDRDEAPHCAPGECVLPVLRRWPLSTPDPAGRGPVEQVCGQPVTPIAQNQEAQASSKAKLGNFPWQAFTSIYGRGGGALLGNRWILTAAHTLYPKDSIFSGKRRRVDVFLGHTDIDELMKLGSHSVHRVVVHPDYRQNESYNFNGDIALLELQHSVPLGPHLLPVCLPNNETLYRSGLMGYVSGFGVEMGWLTTELKYSRLPVAPREACEAWLRKKQRTDVFSDNMFCVGDEMRQQNVCQGDSGGVYVVWDDRSHHWVATGIVSWGIGCGKGYGFYTKVLNYVDWIKGVMDGKD
- the C1RL gene encoding complement C1r subcomponent-like protein isoform X3, producing the protein MPGLRGAELSLGKPPLHKLPRQDVSVPLERTGGEEKGGEKRRWWLLLWGVLQAWPTQGSVLLAQQLPQQLTSPGYPEPYLKGQESTTVIEAPEGFAVKLIFQDFDVEPSQDCEQDSVTITANGVDPSRFCGQQGSQLGNPPGQREFVSSGNSLQLTFHAPTSSEVRTTGLHTGFLALYQAVSVSHSRPVCEVSGSSEATYTPGDNSSMIQNHCQEPYYQPVPAGTLTCKARGPGKETQDRDEAPHCAPVCGQPVTPIAQNQEAQASSKAKLGNFPWQAFTSIYGRGGGALLGNRWILTAAHTLYPKDSIFSGKRRRVDVFLGHTDIDELMKLGSHSVHRVVVHPDYRQNESYNFNGDIALLELQHSVPLGPHLLPVCLPNNETLYRSGLMGYVSGFGVEMGWLTTELKYSRLPVAPREACEAWLRKKQRTDVFSDNMFCVGDEMRQQNVCQGDSGGVYVVWDDRSHHWVATGIVSWGIGCGKGYGFYTKVLNYVDWIKGVMDGKD